CATAAAGATTCTGGGCAGCAGGGTGGAGGCCAGGAGGGCACCTCTCTCTAAGCTGTGAACGTACTTCCCGGCCAAACCTGCATCTCATCACTTCAGAAATGTAGCCAGTCGGAAGTGGCCCTAAAAGAGCCGTGCGGGTCACATGTCGAGCACCCACCGCCAGTGGGGGCCTGGCGGGAACCCCCCCCCCATGACACCAGTGCCACAGCCGTTGCTGGGTCAGATCATGTGCACTGCCCTGGGGTCGGGGCCTCGCGTGTGAGGTGGCCGCTTGCCAGGGAGAGGTCGGCATCCGGGGAGAGGTGCCGTGGTCCCAAGGCCCTCCGTGTGTGGTTCCCACAGCCCCGGCGAGCGTTCTTTGGGCTACAGTAGGCTTTGCCGTGAGGCTCTGCCGGGTGCCGGGCCGATGCGTGCTCTCGCCCGAGACCCAGGACCACGGCGTCCCGTCCCTGCTGACTGCCTGCTGGCAGCCGTGAATGCTTCTGCCTGATCGGGGAAGAGGCAGGTGCTAAATCCCAGCTGGGCCCCTCCTGCAAGGGAGACGGGGGAGGCAGGCGCCCGCAAGGCTGGGTGAGGGCGGCAGGGACCAGCCACACCTGCCGTCCCGCCCGTGGCTGAGTCTGTCGAGGGACTGGACATGCCCCATCCTGGCCTCGGGGCAGGGGTGTCCTCACCTGCACAGAGCCCCACCTGCCATCCCTTCCCTGGGCTCTGCGGCCTCCCGGGGAGGGTGTGGCTGTGTCCATGTGAGCAGGGGCTTCCGAGGTGCGGAACAGACGGAGTGGGGGCCCAGTTCTCGGGTGCCTGGCAGACCTTGCTCCACCAGCCGCCTACGTCGGCTCCCCCTGCCACTCAACCAACAGCCCCGCACAAGTCAGACCCTGACCTGCCTTTGGCTCCGCTTTTATTGATAACTTCCCGTGTTCTTTTCCTTCGTTTCTTAATTAAATGGAGGTCTTCAAGGCAAGTGAAAAACCGTGCAGCTTGTTACCCTAAAAGTGCTGTTGGGCCTCAGGGACACTGCCTGCAGCAAGCCCCCACCTGCCCGTCATGGCGGAGGGGTGGCTAGGCGTCTTAACAGCCTGAGACCAGAGGGTCCAAAGTCGCCTCGTGGTGCCCAGCTTGAGAAGCACGGGGAGGGCCTGAGGGGCCCCCCCAGAGAGTGCTGCTGGCAGGACATaggccaggcagccctgggacagtcccctccccccccccccgggaggaTGAGGCTGTGCCATCCCCCCCGCATCCCTGTGTGTCCCCCAGCTCCGCCGTGGATGCTCTGCAGGCCATGCTGCTCCGGGGTGGCAACGAGGACGTGGTGCAGCGCGTggagctggagggaggctggCAGCTGCTCAGGACCTCAGCGGGGCACGAGGAGGGGGTCGCCCGGCTGGCCAGGTTCAGTTTGGGCCATGTTTGGGGCCCTGGGACCCCCCAGGGGCATGTGGGAGCCGGAGGGCCCAGCGTAGAGGAGCAGGCCTGTCCGCTCTGCAGCTCAGCCTGGTTGGGGGCCTCCCCTGGGCGTGTGGAAGTGGGGAGGCCACCGAGGAAGCTGTGTGGTCTGGCTGTGTTGATGATTtcgggcagggggcgggggcctCTATGGAGGCCTGGTGAGGTGGGCTAGGAGGGCTTGGCAGCTGGGTGCAAGGCAGGAACAGCCCTCATGTCCACGTGGGAGTTGGCCTGGGGGGGCTGCAGGCCGAGGCCCCGGCACTCACACTGTGTGGCTGGCCTCCTTCCCTAGCGCCATGGCCAAGTTTGCCGGCCCCCGGCTGCCCCTGGTGATGAAGGAACTCGTGTGCACACAGAGCAGCGTGTATGAGATCCAGCGGGTCACCTCCACGGGATTCCTGGCCGAGGTAGACGCCTCCTGCTGCGGGCCTGGGAGGGCGgggggcgccccccccccccccacgggcaGGCCTTGGCCTCCCCAGCCAGAGCCACTGCCCGGGGCCTGGTGGGTGCAGCAGCCACCAGACCATGCCTGGTGACAGCCCCACTCTGCACCCAGTGAGGGGAGGCCTCGGCTGTGCAGTCCGCGCCGGGCCCTCTGCCTGGACCCTGAGCCTCCCTTAGTAGCCCCGCTGGGGCTGACAATGCCCAAAACCTGCCCAAAGTGTGGCTGGGGTCAGGAGTCAGAACAGACTTTTGCCACGTCCAGTCCTCACAGCAAGCCTGGACTGGGCCAGGGTGGGGACGAGCCCCTGGAGGTCTGTGGCAGCGTGGTCACTGCACCTCTACTTCCAGCTGCTCACCAGCAATGTGGTGAATGACCTCATGCTTCTGGAGTCCTTGCTGGACAACCTGGCGGCCCGGCAGAAGGACCCGTGTGCCAGCGTGCGGCGGCTGGTGCTCCGAGGCCTGGCCAACATGGCCTCTGGCTCCCCAGATAAGGTGAGCTGGCCGGCCCTGCGGGGGCATGGCCAGGAGCACTGTGTGGGCAGTGGGGACGGGCACAGAGGGGGTCCGGCGGACAGCGCCATGGGCGAGCCTGCCGGGTGATGGCTCCGTGACCTGGGGACACAGCTGAGTGCGGGGCCCCCCCAGGTGCGGGCCCATGGCCCCCAGCTCCTGACAGCTGTGATCGGCGGGCTGGACGACAGGGACGACCCTCACAGCCTGGTGGCCCTGGAGGCCATGGTGGGCCTTGCGAGGCTGCTGGACCTGGTGGAGCCGCAGGACCTGCGCCCCGTGCTGCTGCACGTCGCCATCCGCATCCGGCCCTTCTTTGACAGCgtaggctgggcagggagggcacGGGGCACCGAGAGGCCTGACatccgccccccgcccctcctctctgAGCTTTAAGCCCCAGCTCTACCCTGCTCCCTGGGCCCCACAGGCTGTGCATCACCCCTGCACCatgccccccccccgcaccaCCCACGTCCCCTGAGGGCTCTTTCTCACCagcctccccatccctccccaggtgcctgtgtcaggCAGGGCTAGTGCCCATGACACAGGAACAGGAGGGTGGCATAGGGAAGGGGCCTGAGGCCCGGCACTGGCTgacaccagcccctcccccccccccccccccaggagaagATGGAGCTCCGTTCTGCCTCCATCCGCCTCTTCGGGCACCTCAACAAGGCCTGCCACGGGGGCTGTGAGGACATGTTTCTGGAGCAGGTCGTCGGCGGGCTGGTGCCCCTGCTGCTGCACCTGcgggacccccaagcccctgtGACCAGTGTGAGTCTCCGGCAGGGGACGGGTTCCGGCAGGGACGGGTGGGCCAGGCCTGGCTCAAGGACGCGGTGGCTCACGTGGACGCCCCGCAGGCCTGCCGGTTCGCCCTGTGCATGAGCGGCCCCAACCTCGAGTGTGCGGAGCTCCAGGCCGCCCTGCAGAAGCACCTCCaggaggggcggggcctgcaCTTCGGGGAGTTCCTCAACAGCACCTGCAAGCTCCTGGtgagggcggggggcggggagggcgggggggagggggacgggcAGGCGGGGGCACGGGGGCTGGGGACTCATGGCCTCTCTGCAGATGCTCCACTTCCCGGAACTGCTGGGCCGCCTGGTGAGCACCAGCCTGTTCTACTTCAAGAGCAGCTGGGAGGACGTCCGCGCCGCGGCCCCCATGCTCACGGGTGAGCAGCGCCCCTCGGTCCCCTTCTACCTGCGCTGGACCCCGCCCCCGCCCGACCCTGACCCTGCTTCTGCCCACAGGGTTCCTAGTGCTGCACGTGGAGGACGAGCACCGGCCACAGGTGGACCTGGAGCAGCTCACAGCAGGTGAGCCCCGGGCGagtccccgcccccaccccccaacctgtCAGGGGCCTCACTGACCTGTGGGCACCAGGGGGGACTAAGTGATTTTCCTGGATTTCAAGGATTTTTCCCCTGTCACTGGTGACCTCATCGTCTCTAGTAATTCACGGAAACTTCTTAACTGTTCCAAAAGAgcttaaaaaacactaaaaaaggaaaaactatctTTCCGTTGGCTCCCAGGCACTCCCGGCAGAGGCCTGTCTTAGGAGGGCGGTGGGCGGGTGGCCCCCacacagggtgggaggggggtgcACCGTGGGGTCCTGGCCCCCCAGGCTCGGTGCAACgggagaggggtgggagcagCCCGAGCCGGGGCTGGGTGGTGGGGTGTTGGCGGGGGCCCTGGGCTCAGCTCTAGAGGGCGTGCAGGCAAGCCCTGGCAGCGGCTCCCTGTCCCCCAGCGCTCCAGCTCCTGCTCAAGGACCCAGCCCCCCTGGTGCGCATGAAGGCTGCCGAGACTCTGGGCCGCCTGGTGAAGTTCGCCTGAGGCTCCCCCGGCAGCACCCCCCCTACACACAGTACCAGCTTGGGTCTGAACCCCCAAGACGGGGCCCTGAGGAGCCCCTGCCCGAGGCGGAGGGGGGGAGCTGCTGGGGCCCAACGCCTGTCCTGGAGGAGGCCGCtggaggccagggtgggggggtggggggcaagctGCTGTAACCCCCCCCATTTCCAATAAAGCCATTGGCTCCTCAGCAGGTGGCATGGGAGTGCAAGGACCTAGCCTCTCCTTGTggggcagggcagctgggagCCCCTGCCCCCCCGTTTAGAAAGATTCCGTGAACGAGGGGAAGGCCCCAAGCTGTGCTGGGACAGCTGGTCAGGAACCCCGAGTCAGAGGCAAACCAGCAGTCAGCAGGGGAACACCTGTATTGAGGGTCCTCAGCATAcaggccccccccgccccgcggaAACCAGGCGGCCTAGGTGAAGAGGCGGAGGGTGCCGTCGGCCCCCGAGGAGAAGACCCACGGCTGGGTGGGGTGGAAGGCCACGTCCAGGACCCCCAGGTCTCGGGTCAGCACATGCCCCCGCAGCACCTTCACCGGCACCAGCAGCGGGTTCTGCAGCAGGtcgctgtgggggaggggagcagggggactCAGGACGGGGGAGCACCATCCCCCCAGCTGGGCAGGGTGCGCGGGGCTCGGCACTCACTTGTACACCATCCCGTGACAGACGATGATGCTCCCGTCGTCAGAGCCAGATGCGAACAGCGGGTATCGGGTGTGGAAGGCCACGGCCCTGAGGGCCTTCTTGTGGtgcctggagggcaggggctgggtgagggcaggggagggcaggggaggtcCTCCCGGCACCCGCACCCCCACTGCCACTCACCTCAGCACCCTGTACGGCTCACAGGAAAGGTCCAGGTCGAACCACACGAGCTTGCTGTCATAGCTGCCGCAAATGACATTGtcccctgggggcagagggggtggtggggaccTGTGGGTGCACACCCCCCACGCCCACCTTCCCCGCGGGGTGCACACCCCCCCTCACCTGCGGGGTGCACTGCCAGGCTGGACACCCACTTGCAATTCGGTCTTAGCTTTTTGGTGAGCTCCTGGCGCAACAGGTGGTAAAGGCGGATGCTGCGCTGGGAAGCCACCAGCAGGAAGGGTCGCACAGGGTGGAAGGCCACCCGCTGCACCTGTCCGTGGCTGCGGCGGAAGGGGCTTTGGCTGCGGCGCCGGCTCAGCTGGTGGATCAGCACCTGCGTGTGGCCCGCGGCGGCCAGCACCACGGCCATGTAGTCCCCACGCCCGTGCCAGGTCACCTGTGTCACCGGCTGCAGGAGGCAATGCTGGCTCAGCTGGGCCCCCCCCCCTCCATCCCAACCCCACCCGCCAGCAGCCCCCACACCTTCCCGTGGCAGATGCGCAGCCGCAGGCCCCCCTGGCACTCCTCCTCTGAGGCCTCCAGCCAGCGGGCCGGCTGCACCGCGGGCTCCTCGGGCGGGACAAAGGCGCTCAGCAGCTGGTCCGTGCCGCTCACCACCAGCCGGTCCCCCAGGGCCGGGTTCAGGAGCAGCACTGAGTCCTCTCTGCGGGCCGGAGTGACACACAGCCCCTCAGGCTCAGGTCTGCACCCGCGGCCCCCAGCACCCCCCCAGGCTGCCCACTTACACTGCCACAGCCAGCAGGCAGATGGTGGGGTGAGGGTTCCAGGCAACGCTCCTCACCACACCCCCCACGGGCACGGTCCTCATGCAGCGGGCCGTGGCCACCTCCCAGAGCCGCACCGAGCCATCATCGGAGCCTGGACACAGCAAACAAGGCCTTCACCCCCTGGCCCCCCCGCCCAGCAGCCCCCCCAAGCTGGGAACCTCGAGCTCACCTGAAGCCAGCCACTGGCCCCCCGGGGAGACACTAAGGCAACGGACAAGGTCGCTGTGGCCTCTGTAGACCTACACAGGAGGGGCAGTAAGGAGACGGACACCCCCACTCAGGGGCTCCCCCCCACCTACCCACTTACTAGGGCCTGGCACGTGGGGAAAGGCTGCAGGTCCCGCGGCCGGGGCAGTTTCGGGATGAGGTCTTCGGGGTCCACGTTCACCTGGGACAGGAAAGCACGAGGTCACCCCGCCCCACGTCCTGTGCGCCACCCCCCCAGGCAcactgcccccccgccccacgcACCCTCATCTTGCGCTGCCGTGGGCACAGATAGAGGTCGAGGCAGCGCTCGAAGCGCTCCTGGATGAAGCGGCCGTAGGCGGGCACGGCCCGCAGGCTCGGGAACTTGTGTGGCAGGAAGTTGAGCTTCCTGTCCCCCGGCTCCTGCTGCTCCCACGCCAGGCGCTGTGGAGATGGGGGTGAGCGGGGAGCTTGGGGCCAGGAACGGGGGCCCAGACCCCTACCCCAGTGCAAGGCCCACCTCCTCCTCGCTGGGCAGGTACTCGGGAGGTGGGTTGTAGGACTCCGCGTGGCCGGGCAGGGCCAGCTTGGGAGCGGGCACGTGCATCTTGTGCTGGCCCAGCACAGCGTCAGGGTCCTCCTGCGCCCAGAGGTCGTAGAAGCCAGGGGTGCGGTCCCGGGGCCGGCGAGGCTGGATCCAGCCCATCTTGATGGCGTGCACCATGCGAGAGACCTGTAAGGGCAGGGCAGGTCAGTGTGCGCGGGGACGCGGGAGTGGGACTCCGACCGCGGGCGGCGcccaccttctccttctccaccaGGGACGGGATGAAGCTGCGCTTGTCGGCGGGTCGGTTGGTCACCGGGTGGATCATCGGGTCCCCGCTGAAGAAGTCCACGGCCGGCTGGGGGCACAAGTGGACATGTGGGCCAGGGCCCTGCAGCTGCCCCCCCGCACCCAGGGCGAGCTGCTGCCACCTACCTCGTACGGATCGAAGCTCCCGTCCCCAAACTGCCCCCTCTGCAGCCGCCGCACCAGGGCCACCTGCTCGTCCGTCAGCCGCACGTCGTGCCCCGTCATCCGGTCCTGCACCGTGCGCCTGGGGGGGCCGCCCGTCAGAGCCAAGCCcgaagccccccgccccccgcacagGCCCCGCCCCGAGCCTGCGCACCAGTAATCAGGGTTGTCCATTTTGTCCAGAAACTGGTCCAGCTCGTCACGGGTCCGCAGGGGCTTGTAGATGCGCCTGCCGTCCAGGTCGTAGCCCACGTGGGGGAAGTCATCGTACCACTCCAGGGGCACATTGCCCACCGTGTTCCGGATGTCCTGGGGCAGCAGGCCAGCGTGTTAGCATCGGGCACCCACCACGCCCACCCCTCCCTTCAAGCTCCCCCAGAGTCACAGGCAAGGGCGGGGGGGAACCAGCGAGAGCAAAGGGATGGGCCTCGAGGCTGGTGGGACGGGACCCGGGCACCCCGACACATGCCCTCTCCCTGGGGTGTGACGTGGCACGACGGCCAGTGCTGCCCCCCCACAACTGGCCCTCAGAGGCGCCGGAGCTGTACCTTCACATTTTCCACTGAAGTGGTGCCAACCCCAGAGCCTCCCCCCTGGATTCCTTGGCCAGGACTCTGGGCAGCCACAGACAAGGGTGACCTCATCGCCCATGGGCTCCCTCCCCTGGTGGGGGCCTTAGGCAAAAATGGGTAGCCACAGGCAGGGACTCAGGAAAGACCCCGTCAACCCACTCCAAGGGGAGGAAGAAGCCGCTGCGTTCGGCCCTGCAGGCATtcgaggaccccccccccagccctccctggtcctgccccccaccccagagcagcCACATTCCTGGACACACATTCCTGGTTGAGGCCCCTGCCAGCCACCACCCTCCCTCCGCCCAGCACAGAGACTGCTGCCCAGGCGGCCGCTTCCTGAACAGTGGCCACAGGGGGAGGGGCCCAGATGAGACAGCACAGCGGGGAGCCCGAGGGCCCCTTGGAGGAGCACAGGACCCCCTGGGCTCTGCCCATTTGCACCTGCCTGCCCCAGACCGGCCAACTTCCGTACTCCCAGCAAGCCCATCCTTAGGGGACGCACCCTGTGCCCCTGCCCTAACTTCTCTGCACGGGGTGGGGGGCCACCCCTGAATTGGACAGACCCTGGAGCACGCAACAAGGAAATGAGGAGGCTGCTCCAGAACAGGGTAGAGGCACGAGCTGGGGAAGAGCAGGGTCTCAGGCTGAGGGCGCAACTGGGGCCAGAGCTGGAGGGAGGCTGTACCACCCGGTGACCCCACACAcaactgggggcgggggggcagccTTGGATGGTGGGGTGAACCACAGCCCCTCCGGGCtttgtgccccctccccactctggcaCAAAAGGCCCAAGTGTACacaggagagggaaagacagacaaacAGGGTGTGGCCCAGCACCAGCGCCAGGGCATCTGAGTTAACGTGCTCATGCCAGGGGAGAAGACCTGCCTGGGTCACGGGTCCCACTTGACCCGCCTGCCCCCtgccgaggcagagggagagggctgcCCAGACCCCGTACCCCCCAGAAGGGGATTCCCACTTCCCCACAGCCCCCAGAGACAGCGAGATGCTCCAAGCTCCTTCAGCGTGGCGCGCGAAGGCAGAGGGACGAGGGCCCCTGCTCCGCGCGGCCTCCGGGGGCTGGGAGGCGGGGAGGAGGGCGGGCCGGCGCGGGGGAGGGGCCGCCGCCACTATAAAGGCCCGGTCCGCGGCCCCGCTCCAGCCCGGGACGCACACGTGCGCGCGGCGCCGCAGCCGCCACCGCGGGCCACCGAGACCCGCGCCTCCCCGGCCCCCGGGCGGCCGCGCGGCTGGCGGCATGCGCTGCGCAAGGCGGAGCTGACGGCGCGCCCGCCGGCCCCATGTCCTTCGCCATGCTGCGCTCCGCGCCGCCCGGCCGCTACCTGTACCCCGAGGTGAGCCCGCTGTCGGAGGACGAGGACCGCGGCAGTGAGAGCTCGGGCTCCGACGAGAAGCCCTGCCGCGTGCACGCAGCGCGCTGCGGCCTCCAGGGCACCCGGAGGCGGGCCGGGGGCaggcgggcggggggcggcgcccCGGGGCCCGGGGGGCGGCCGGGCAGAGAGCCCCGGCAGCGGCACACGGCGAACGCGCGCGAGCGGGACCGCACCAACAGCGTGAACACGGCCTTCACGGCGCTGCGCACGCTCATACCCACGGAGCCGGCCGACCGCAAGCTCTCCAAGATCGAGACGCTGCGCCTGGCCTCCAGCTACATCTCGCACCTGGGCAACGTGCTGCTAGTTGGCGAGGCCTGCGGCGACGGGCAGCCGTGCCACTCGGGGCCTGCCTTCTTCCACGCCGCGCGCCCAGGCagccccccgccgccgcccccaccgccccccacccgcGACGGCGAGAACGCCCAGCCCAAACAGATCTGTACCTTCTGTCTCAGCAACCAGAGAAAGTTGGTGAGTGTCGCCCACGGGACATCCACGGAAAGAGACGGGTAGGATGTGGCGGCCTCTGCCTCCATATCACCCTAGCTACCCACACCTGCTGGGCAGAGAACGGGGCCAGAGGCAGccagaacacccccccccccccgcagcagcACCTGTGACCCAGTGTGCCCTCGGAgtccagggagggaggagcacaAGAAGGCCCAGCTGGAGCAGGCATGGCTGGGCCTTCCTTGGGCCTTCTCCCCTTGAGTCCCCAGGGACACAGGTGCCCATGGGGGACAGGGCCACCCAGGGCTCCGTGGGAGTCTGGAAGGCAGGGAAGACACCAAACTGGAAGAGGCTGGGGGACCAGACCAGGATTAGTTCAAGAAACTCtgcccccgccccgtccccaaAGGAAGGggactcccctgccccccccaatcTGTTTGCCCTGCCATAGCCCCTGCCACTGGCCTAAGGCCTATCGGGCACCTGCTAGCTCTCCCGTGGCCCTGGCCCACGCCCCTGGGGCTGCCCACTCAAACCCCCGGGGTGGCTGTGGGCTCTGCAGACGGGAGGCTGGCGGGagatgtgggggctgggggagagggccaCGTTGCGGGAGCGCTGGCGGCTGTGATTTACAGCTCCCGCGTGCTTGGTGGCACCGGAAAAGCAGGGTGAGCAGGGAGAAAATGCGGCGCGGCTTTTCCCGATCCCCATTTCCTCTCCAGACAGCACGCGTGAGCTCCTGGGGCCTGAACATCtgggaaatttaattttacaatTTCGGCTGTGCAGCAGTGTGCTCTCCTCCCCAAACTGCATGGGGAAGCCGGGGTGAGCGCGGAAGGGGTGCTTTCAGCACCCGCCACCTGAGACAGCACCCAGTGGGGAAGCCCAGAGGCGCAGGCAGCAACTGGGTCTGTGGCCAGGCCCTgacactgccccctcccctctgcagagcAAGGACCGAGACAGAAAGACTACGATTCGGAGTTAGAGGCGGACGCCGCTGGGCTATCCACAGAGAGCCCCCGTGGACCTGACTCAGGCACAGGCCTCCTGTGAGGGCGCCCAGCAAGCCAGCCCCGCCTCTGGCTACGGAGGGGCCAACGGACAGACAAGTGCTCAGGACTCTGCACTGCCCCAACAGGCCCAGGCCTACCGGAACCTTCTGCGCTGGCTTCCTACCTGGGTTTTCTTCTGGTCACTACGTGCTGGCATCTTGTGTCTTTGATATGATAATATAAAGTCTGGAAACTTTGTATAATTAAAAACGAAACAGTACTGCCCAACCGTGGAAGCACACTGTTGTCTTGAACGGTTCAGAATCCAGCCTGAGCCCAGCCCTCACGGCGCTCTCTCCGCGCTCTACTCTCCCCGAGCTCTGTCCTCCCATCTTCAGTCCCCCCAGGCCAGGGACACCAGTTCTCAGGGAAGGCCTCCATCCTCCAGGGGCTAGGCAGCCCCTTCCAGGCCTGAGGCAGAGTgaggcccctcctcccagcctggggGCTGAAGGAGACCATGAGGGAGATGAGGGCAAGGCAAGAACAGAGGGAGCCCACTGCCATGCAGCAGGGGACTGGCCAGTTCGGCCTCCTCTCCAAGGGCCCGCCtggcacccaggcgtccctgaaggGGTGAGGAGGGCAGAACTCGCAGCACAATCATGCCAAGCCTCGGGGCCTCAGCCTTTGCCCAGAGACCCAAGAAGTGGAtgcttgcgggggggggggttgaggggCACTGCCCGGCATAGGCTTCCAAGCCTGGGGGGGCCTAAGGGTGCAGGCCAGATGGCAGCCACCTGCATTCACCCCTGGGTGCCCTCCTGGGCCCCCAAACAGGGCTAAGGGTCCCACCCCTCCTGGGGTGccctggctcccccacccccacaagctGTAAGAGGAGCAGAGCTCCACGACCCATGCCCCCCTCTGCGCTCAGCCCCCTGCAGAAACCCCGGCTGCCTACCACtatgccccaccctgcccctccaaaggccccacctgctCGTGAGGAGGGCAATTTCAGGCCCCCTCCCCGAGCTGTACGCAGCTGGCTGACCATTAAAACCCTGCAGGTGACAATTACGGTTTAGTGGCTTGAGCTCTGCtgggaaagcagagaagaaaggcaggGGCGGCCCTGTGTGAgccacctcctccccccaaccccccactgGCCAGGCGGGCCAGCAGACTGACTTCCGGCCAGACCTGGTAGGGAATGGCCGAGGGCGCCAGGTGCTGGCCCtgggccctcccagccctcagCACAGGCTCAGGCGCCCCCACTGACACACCCTCCTGGGCCCCCAGGGAGAGGCCAGGTGCTCAGGCCCACGTGGGCACCCCAACAGGGCAGGGCCAGAGCTGCCCCCCTCCTCTGCACAGAGGGGCTCCGGGGAACTGCGAAGCAGGAAGCGGTGGTGTAATTTTGGAGGAAACTCTCAAAGCCAGAGCCATTAAGGGCCAGAGGGGGGCTGTGTCCAACGTGATAGAAATATAACAGGATAAAAAGTCGCCACGGCAGGTTCCATTCAGAGAGAAACCCAACCCCAAATTTCCTTTCCCTAATCCTGCAGGAGCCTACAGctggccagagggagggggagagggcaaGCCCCCACCCTACCCGCCTGCCCAGAGACGTGGGGGTCCCGATGGGACCTGAGAGAGGCCCTGGGGGAGGTGTCCGGGGGAGGCAGGTGCACCCCAGGGCCTCTatgcctgcctcccctgcctcacTGGGCAAGGGGTGACATTCTGAGGGGAGGCCCACCCGCCCCTCACCTACCGTAATCACATTTCCACACCTGAACCTGGGTGGGGGATCCAAACCTCCCTTATGGAGCCCCCCCCCAAGATGATGAGCACCCGAGTGGGCAGACCCACCTTGTGGACACAGAGCAGCGCAGCAGGAGGCAGAATGGGGAGCACGTACCGCGTGAGgccagaggagaagcagaggaagggacACCCCCTGGAGCCCCAGGACTGAGGGGCTGTCAGGAGGCCTCTGCAGGGGGTGCTGCGAATCTGGGACGCTGGTGGGAGAGGACAGGCCCGCTGGGATGGTCCCCAGGGACCTAGCCTGTTGGGGCACGGTGTGCAAGGGCCAAGGTCTCCGCTGCCGGGCCTGTGACTCCCAACAGTGGCTGCAGCTTGGCCGACTCAGGCCTGGGCAGCGGGCCCGGTGCTCCCTGAGCTGCTCCGGTAGCAGCACGGCGGCGGCGGTGAGGGCCTGGCCCGCCAGCCAACAGGAGGGagcggagggggcgggggaggagcacTCCGTCACCCTTCACTGCTCCAGAAATTCAAACCAGACTGGGGGTGGCGGGCCCGGCGGCCCCACTTGAGTCCACTCAGCTCCTCACAGCcgctgggctgggggtggcaggTGCTCCCTGCCCACTGCAGGCCCTGCTTCTTCCCAGAACACTGGCCTCGCCTTCCACCAGGAGGGACAAAGACACAGGGCTCCCCGTGTGCGCGCCCCAGAGGCAGCTGGAAAGGAGGGGCCAGGCCGGCACCCTGGGCCAGCAGCCGCCTCTGTGGGCCAAACTGGGCTGGAAACACTCTGATCGGCCCCGGCTGTCAgctccctgtccccagcctggGGAATGAGCTGCTGGCGGCACCACATGATTCATCACCAGGCCCGAGCCCGCAGGCCAGCcggcccccaccctgctcagcACCTGTGGGCTGCCAGGAAGCACATGTGACCCTGTGGGGGCAAGCACCCACCGACCCCTCCAGGTCAGGAACCAAGCTCGGAGGCGCGGGCTGAGGACACAGACACCCCCATGCTCTCCTGGGGGGGCCACTCTGCCCCAAGGACAAGCCTATGGGATGGGGCCAGCAggggtcccccaccccccagactgCACCGGACATAAGCAGCAAGCAACTGGCTGATGTGTCGGCTGGGATTTTTCCGCTCTCGatgagcccctcccctccccctccccaaagtgGCTGCAGCTGTCAGGACCGCAGATTGGAACTGCAGGTACGGCGCTGGCCcgctgcccacctccct
This genomic window from Ursus arctos isolate Adak ecotype North America unplaced genomic scaffold, UrsArc2.0 scaffold_6, whole genome shotgun sequence contains:
- the BOP1 gene encoding ribosome biogenesis protein BOP1 isoform X3 is translated as MEAEAATSYPSLSVDVPWATLTNFLWLLRQKDIRNTVGNVPLEWYDDFPHVGYDLDGRRIYKPLRTRDELDQFLDKMDNPDYWRTVQDRMTGHDVRLTDEQVALVRRLQRGQFGDGSFDPYEPAVDFFSGDPMIHPVTNRPADKRSFIPSLVEKEKVSRMVHAIKMGWIQPRRPRDRTPGFYDLWAQEDPDAVLGQHKMHVPAPKLALPGHAESYNPPPEYLPSEEERLAWEQQEPGDRKLNFLPHKFPSLRAVPAYGRFIQERFERCLDLYLCPRQRKMRVNVDPEDLIPKLPRPRDLQPFPTCQALVYRGHSDLVRCLSVSPGGQWLASGSDDGSVRLWEVATARCMRTVPVGGVVRSVAWNPHPTICLLAVAVEDSVLLLNPALGDRLVVSGTDQLLSAFVPPEEPAVQPARWLEASEEECQGGLRLRICHGKPVTQVTWHGRGDYMAVVLAAAGHTQVLIHQLSRRRSQSPFRRSHGQVQRVAFHPVRPFLLVASQRSIRLYHLLRQELTKKLRPNCKWVSSLAVHPAGDNVICGSYDSKLVWFDLDLSCEPYRVLRHHKKALRAVAFHTRYPLFASGSDDGSIIVCHGMVYNDLLQNPLLVPVKVLRGHVLTRDLGVLDVAFHPTQPWVFSSGADGTLRLFT
- the BOP1 gene encoding ribosome biogenesis protein BOP1 isoform X2, encoding MAGAQGVGRAAATGARPGKRPRGPEPEREPEENGTPSPRTAMARVQGCEEYAEDSSDEEDIRNTVGNVPLEWYDDFPHVGYDLDGRRIYKPLRTRDELDQFLDKMDNPDYWRTVQDRMTGHDVRLTDEQVALVRRLQRGQFGDGSFDPYEPAVDFFSGDPMIHPVTNRPADKRSFIPSLVEKEKVSRMVHAIKMGWIQPRRPRDRTPGFYDLWAQEDPDAVLGQHKMHVPAPKLALPGHAESYNPPPEYLPSEEERLAWEQQEPGDRKLNFLPHKFPSLRAVPAYGRFIQERFERCLDLYLCPRQRKMRVNVDPEDLIPKLPRPRDLQPFPTCQALVYRGHSDLVRCLSVSPGGQWLASGSDDGSVRLWEVATARCMRTVPVGGVVRSVAWNPHPTICLLAVAVEDSVLLLNPALGDRLVVSGTDQLLSAFVPPEEPAVQPARWLEASEEECQGGLRLRICHGKPVTQVTWHGRGDYMAVVLAAAGHTQVLIHQLSRRRSQSPFRRSHGQVQRVAFHPVRPFLLVASQRSIRLYHLLRQELTKKLRPNCKWVSSLAVHPAGDNVICGSYDSKLVWFDLDLSCEPYRVLRHHKKALRAVAFHTRYPLFASGSDDGSIIVCHGMVYNDLLQNPLLVPVKVLRGHVLTRDLGVLDVAFHPTQPWVFSSGADGTLRLFT
- the BOP1 gene encoding ribosome biogenesis protein BOP1 isoform X1; this translates as MAGAQGVGRAAATGARPGKRPRGPEPEREPEESSLACAPAPSLQDGSSSGLSESEESVFSGLEDSGSDSSEDDPPKEEDGVSSDEGRGETEKTTEQQVQNGTPSPRTAMARVQGCEEYAEDSSDEEDIRNTVGNVPLEWYDDFPHVGYDLDGRRIYKPLRTRDELDQFLDKMDNPDYWRTVQDRMTGHDVRLTDEQVALVRRLQRGQFGDGSFDPYEPAVDFFSGDPMIHPVTNRPADKRSFIPSLVEKEKVSRMVHAIKMGWIQPRRPRDRTPGFYDLWAQEDPDAVLGQHKMHVPAPKLALPGHAESYNPPPEYLPSEEERLAWEQQEPGDRKLNFLPHKFPSLRAVPAYGRFIQERFERCLDLYLCPRQRKMRVNVDPEDLIPKLPRPRDLQPFPTCQALVYRGHSDLVRCLSVSPGGQWLASGSDDGSVRLWEVATARCMRTVPVGGVVRSVAWNPHPTICLLAVAVEDSVLLLNPALGDRLVVSGTDQLLSAFVPPEEPAVQPARWLEASEEECQGGLRLRICHGKPVTQVTWHGRGDYMAVVLAAAGHTQVLIHQLSRRRSQSPFRRSHGQVQRVAFHPVRPFLLVASQRSIRLYHLLRQELTKKLRPNCKWVSSLAVHPAGDNVICGSYDSKLVWFDLDLSCEPYRVLRHHKKALRAVAFHTRYPLFASGSDDGSIIVCHGMVYNDLLQNPLLVPVKVLRGHVLTRDLGVLDVAFHPTQPWVFSSGADGTLRLFT